The following coding sequences are from one Methanococcoides orientis window:
- a CDS encoding PKD domain-containing protein, producing the protein MRIRAMMCFVIVLALMTVGTAAALSPPIVYVSANNDGDYNCDGTSDETQINQALAYVRDNAGFTTVYLKNDGGTNDYIIDGTIEVPTGTTFTGDTGVTVKLIDDYRPPRKDWQMVSGNTAVVGHDYKLANNIIISQITFDADRWNQGKMRDLNMFPTIELRGVNLTFHDLSFTTGVGDFIKVVNYGETEPDLEIYDNYFGRCGHSGVYVLRTGSTGENRIWIHDNEFGYVAANAGIRLDECSGALIENNVFTTDNEGDSAIYLIYDNDPSNIGLSDNEIRYNTVYDVREYGIVLMASVDGGIVDKPETTGNYIHHNLIYNSHGDDGRAGGICIHGIDDVTIESNTIVNCDGDGISTRQYSTINPTYTTGFTITAKNNIITGMNAYESLGYGINNVESSKHTIISDYNCIYDNELGNYNNVDIGDYDIFSDPKFYDAANGLYYLNSTAVGGTYNGTGWVTMGTMSPCIDAGDPADPYSNEPENNGDRANLGRYGNTEYASKSRASLEINVHSADSIQDAVDTATNGDTIIVYPGVYTENVDVYKKLAIISESGNPDDTIVQAASSNDHVFHVTADNVTINGFTATGVTGDDKSGIYLYGVEGCTITNNTASNNDLGIYLYDSSNNLIYNNYFNNTNNTLINDSNGNVWNITKTAGTNIIGGDSLGGNYWSDYSGVDTDGDGLGDTLLPYNSAGGIPSGGDYLPLVLEVPNSAPTADANGPYLVTEGSVITLDASVSSDPEGDALTYRWDFNNDSIWDTLWLTDPTLDHTWTDDYDGYIAVEVNDSEFTSIATASVTVNNVAPVVDAGSDQTVVEGSAVAFSGIFSDSGADDTHTFEWNFGDGTINTSSLAPTHVYASDGTYTVILTVTDDDLGFGTDTLTVTVTDAPNSAPTADANGPYLVTEGSVITLDASVSSDPEGDALTYRWDFNNDSIWDTLWLTDPTLDHTWTDDYDGYIAVEVNDSEFTSIATASVTVNNVAPVVDVGSDQTVVEGSAVAFSGIFSDSGADDTHTFEWNFGDGTINTSSLAPTHVYASDGTYTVILTVTDDDLGVGTDTLTVTVTDAPNSAPTADANGPYLVTEGSVITLDASVSSDPEGDALTYRWDFNNDSIWDTLWLTDPTLDHTWTDDYDGYIAVEVNDSEFTSIATASVTVNNVAPVVDAGSDQTVVEGSAVAFSGIFSDSGADDTHTFEWNFGDGTINTSSLAPTHVYASDGTYTVILTVTDDDLGVGTDTLTVTVTDAPNSAPTADANGPYLVTEGSVITLDASVSSDPEGDALTYRWDFNNDSIWDTLWLTDPTLDHTWTDDYDGYIAVEVNDSEFTSIATASVTVNNVAPVVDAGSGQTVVEGSAVAFSGIFSDSGADDTHTFEWNFGDGTINTSSLAPTHVYASDGTYTVILTVTDDDLGVGTDTLTVTVTDAPNSAPTADANGPYLVTEGSVITLDASVSSDPEGDALTYRWDFNNDSIWDTLWLTDPTLDHTWTDDYDGYIAVEVNDSEFTSIATASVTVNNVAPVVDAGSGQTVVEGSAVAFSGIFSDSGADDTHTFEWNFGDGTINTSSLAPTHVYASDGTYTVILTVTDDDLGVGTDTLTVTVTDAPNSAPTADANGPYLVTEGSVITLDASVSSDPEGDALTYRWDFNNDSIWDTLWLTDPTLDHTWTDDYDGYIAVEVNDSEFTSIATASVTVNNVAPEVTSLTELPEGPVEIGTLVNLSAEFLDLGIEDTHNYTIDWGDNTVDDIDIIIPSGNRAVATNHMYATSGLYNVTFTVEDDDGDSDTEFQYVLVYDSEGGYVVGKGSFNSPAGAYVADSGLTGVATFDFSSKYKKDVLTGETQFEFENLKFHSVDYEWMVVAGHKATYKGNGTVNGEGNYGFLMSVIDAELTSSADNDMFRIKIWDKDNNDAIVYDNMPDEDDDADSITAILKGRIQIRS; encoded by the coding sequence ATGAGAATACGTGCAATGATGTGTTTTGTAATAGTTTTAGCTTTAATGACCGTAGGAACTGCAGCAGCCTTATCACCTCCAATAGTTTACGTCTCCGCAAATAATGACGGTGACTACAATTGTGATGGAACATCTGATGAAACACAGATCAACCAGGCATTGGCATATGTCAGGGATAATGCAGGATTCACGACTGTTTATCTTAAAAACGATGGCGGTACAAATGATTATATTATAGACGGTACAATCGAAGTTCCAACTGGTACAACATTTACCGGTGATACTGGTGTAACTGTTAAACTGATAGATGATTATAGGCCGCCGCGAAAAGACTGGCAGATGGTTTCAGGCAATACCGCAGTAGTCGGGCATGATTATAAATTAGCTAATAATATTATTATTTCTCAGATCACATTTGATGCAGACAGGTGGAACCAGGGAAAGATGCGTGATCTGAATATGTTCCCTACCATCGAACTTCGTGGTGTTAATTTAACGTTCCATGACTTGTCATTTACCACGGGAGTAGGGGATTTTATCAAGGTCGTAAATTATGGCGAAACGGAACCCGACCTTGAAATTTATGATAATTATTTTGGCAGATGTGGACATTCAGGTGTTTATGTGTTACGTACCGGGTCAACGGGTGAAAATAGGATCTGGATACATGATAATGAATTTGGATATGTGGCTGCAAATGCAGGTATTCGACTGGATGAATGTTCAGGTGCATTAATTGAAAATAACGTATTCACCACAGATAACGAAGGCGATTCAGCTATTTATCTCATATACGATAATGACCCGTCTAATATTGGTTTATCTGACAATGAGATAAGATATAATACGGTATATGATGTAAGAGAATATGGTATTGTCCTCATGGCGTCAGTAGATGGTGGTATTGTTGATAAACCTGAAACGACTGGCAATTATATCCATCATAATCTAATATACAATTCACATGGTGATGATGGCCGTGCTGGCGGTATATGTATTCATGGAATTGATGATGTTACAATTGAGTCTAACACGATTGTAAATTGTGATGGAGATGGTATTTCAACAAGACAATACTCGACTATTAATCCAACCTACACAACAGGCTTTACTATCACTGCAAAAAATAATATCATCACTGGCATGAATGCGTATGAAAGTTTGGGGTATGGTATCAATAACGTCGAATCTTCCAAGCATACGATAATCAGCGATTATAATTGTATTTATGATAATGAACTTGGTAATTACAATAATGTGGATATCGGGGATTATGATATTTTCAGCGACCCGAAATTCTATGATGCTGCCAATGGTCTGTATTACCTAAATTCAACTGCTGTGGGCGGAACGTATAACGGTACGGGGTGGGTGACAATGGGAACCATGAGCCCATGTATCGATGCTGGTGATCCTGCTGACCCATACAGTAATGAGCCTGAGAATAATGGTGATAGGGCTAATCTTGGTAGGTATGGGAATACTGAGTATGCCTCAAAGTCTCGTGCATCACTTGAGATTAATGTGCACTCTGCAGATTCCATCCAGGATGCTGTTGATACTGCAACCAACGGTGACACGATTATTGTCTATCCTGGTGTATACACAGAGAACGTGGATGTGTACAAGAAGTTAGCTATAATATCAGAATCAGGAAATCCGGATGATACCATTGTTCAGGCTGCTTCTTCAAATGATCATGTATTCCACGTGACTGCAGATAACGTGACTATCAACGGATTTACTGCAACGGGTGTCACTGGTGATGATAAAAGCGGGATATATCTTTATGGAGTCGAAGGATGTACTATTACTAACAACACGGCATCGAACAACGATTTAGGCATCTATCTGTATGATTCCAGCAACAACTTGATCTACAACAACTACTTCAACAACACGAATAACACTCTAATTAATGATAGTAACGGAAATGTCTGGAACATTACCAAAACAGCAGGTACAAACATTATCGGTGGAGATTCTCTGGGGGGAAACTACTGGTCAGATTATTCCGGTGTTGATACCGATGGGGATGGACTTGGTGATACCTTGCTTCCATATAATTCTGCAGGTGGCATACCTAGTGGAGGAGATTATCTACCATTGGTTCTGGAAGTTCCAAACAGTGCTCCAACAGCAGATGCCAACGGACCTTACCTTGTCACTGAAGGTTCAGTTATAACCCTCGATGCTTCCGTTTCCTCTGATCCTGAGGGAGATGCTCTCACTTACAGATGGGACTTCAATAATGACAGTATCTGGGACACCCTTTGGTTAACTGATCCTACTTTAGATCATACATGGACTGATGACTATGATGGCTACATCGCTGTTGAGGTAAATGATAGTGAATTTACAAGTATCGCAACTGCATCTGTAACCGTGAACAATGTCGCACCTGTTGTGGATGCAGGATCAGACCAGACTGTTGTTGAAGGTTCTGCTGTTGCTTTTTCAGGAATTTTCAGTGATTCCGGAGCAGATGATACCCATACATTTGAGTGGAATTTCGGAGACGGAACTATAAACACCAGTTCACTGGCACCAACACATGTCTATGCATCTGATGGAACCTATACAGTGATTCTCACTGTAACCGATGATGATCTTGGTTTTGGAACTGATACTCTGACCGTAACCGTGACCGATGCTCCAAACAGTGCTCCAACAGCAGATGCCAACGGACCTTACCTTGTCACTGAAGGTTCAGTTATAACCCTCGATGCTTCCGTTTCCTCTGATCCTGAGGGAGATGCTCTCACTTACAGATGGGACTTCAATAATGACAGTATCTGGGACACCCTTTGGTTAACTGATCCTACTTTAGATCATACATGGACTGATGACTATGATGGCTACATCGCTGTTGAGGTAAATGATAGTGAATTTACAAGTATCGCAACTGCATCTGTAACCGTGAACAATGTCGCACCTGTTGTGGATGTAGGATCAGACCAGACTGTTGTTGAAGGTTCTGCTGTTGCTTTTTCAGGAATTTTCAGTGATTCCGGAGCAGATGATACCCATACATTTGAGTGGAATTTCGGAGACGGAACTATAAACACCAGTTCACTGGCACCAACACATGTCTATGCATCTGATGGAACCTATACAGTGATTCTCACTGTAACAGATGATGATCTTGGTGTTGGAACTGATACTCTGACCGTAACCGTGACCGATGCTCCAAACAGTGCTCCAACAGCAGATGCCAACGGACCTTACCTTGTCACTGAAGGTTCAGTTATAACCCTCGATGCTTCCGTTTCCTCTGATCCTGAGGGAGATGCTCTCACTTACAGATGGGACTTCAATAATGACAGTATCTGGGACACCCTTTGGTTAACTGATCCTACTTTAGATCATACATGGACTGATGACTATGATGGCTACATCGCTGTTGAGGTAAATGATAGTGAATTTACAAGTATCGCAACTGCATCTGTAACCGTGAACAATGTCGCACCTGTTGTGGATGCAGGATCAGACCAGACTGTTGTTGAAGGTTCTGCTGTTGCTTTTTCAGGAATTTTCAGTGATTCCGGAGCAGATGATACCCATACATTTGAGTGGAATTTCGGAGACGGAACTATAAACACCAGTTCACTGGCACCAACACATGTCTATGCATCTGATGGAACCTATACAGTGATTCTCACTGTAACCGATGATGATCTTGGTGTTGGAACTGATACTCTGACCGTAACCGTGACCGATGCTCCAAACAGTGCTCCAACAGCAGATGCCAACGGACCTTACCTTGTCACTGAAGGTTCAGTTATAACCCTCGATGCTTCCGTTTCCTCTGATCCTGAGGGAGATGCTCTCACTTACAGATGGGACTTCAATAATGACAGTATCTGGGACACCCTTTGGTTAACTGATCCTACTTTAGATCATACATGGACTGATGATTATGATGGCTACATCGCTGTTGAGGTAAATGATAGTGAATTTACAAGTATCGCAACTGCATCTGTAACCGTGAACAATGTCGCACCTGTTGTGGATGCAGGATCAGGCCAGACTGTTGTTGAAGGCTCTGCTGTTGCTTTTTCAGGAATTTTCAGTGATTCCGGAGCAGATGATACCCATACATTTGAGTGGAATTTCGGAGACGGAACTATAAACACCAGTTCACTGGCACCAACACATGTCTATGCATCTGATGGAACCTATACAGTGATTCTCACTGTAACCGATGATGATCTTGGTGTTGGAACTGATACTCTGACCGTAACCGTGACCGATGCTCCAAACAGTGCTCCAACAGCAGATGCCAACGGACCTTACCTTGTCACTGAAGGTTCAGTTATAACCCTCGATGCTTCCGTTTCCTCTGATCCTGAGGGAGATGCTCTCACTTACAGATGGGACTTCAATAATGACAGTATCTGGGACACCCTTTGGTTAACTGATCCTACTTTAGATCATACATGGACTGATGATTATGATGGCTACATCGCTGTTGAGGTAAATGATAGTGAATTTACAAGTATCGCAACTGCATCTGTAACCGTGAACAATGTCGCACCTGTTGTGGATGCAGGATCAGGCCAGACTGTTGTTGAAGGCTCTGCTGTTGCTTTTTCAGGAATTTTCAGTGATTCCGGAGCAGATGATACCCATACATTTGAGTGGAATTTCGGAGACGGAACTATAAACACCAGTTCACTGGCACCAACACATGTCTATGCATCTGATGGAACCTATACAGTGATTCTCACTGTAACCGATGATGATCTTGGTGTTGGAACTGATACTCTGACCGTAACCGTGACCGATGCTCCAAACAGTGCTCCAACAGCAGATGCCAACGGACCTTACCTTGTCACTGAAGGTTCAGTTATAACCCTCGATGCTTCCGTTTCCTCTGATCCTGAGGGAGATGCTCTCACTTACAGATGGGACTTCAATAATGACAGTATCTGGGACACCCTTTGGTTAACTGATCCTACTTTAGATCATACATGGACTGATGACTATGATGGCTACATCGCTGTTGAGGTAAATGATAGTGAATTTACAAGTATCGCAACTGCATCTGTAACCGTGAACAATGTCGCACCAGAGGTTACATCCCTCACAGAGTTGCCGGAAGGTCCAGTTGAAATAGGCACTCTGGTGAATCTATCTGCAGAATTCCTCGATCTTGGTATCGAAGATACTCATAATTATACCATAGACTGGGGAGATAATACAGTAGATGATATTGATATTATTATACCTTCGGGTAACCGTGCAGTGGCTACAAATCATATGTATGCGACCTCTGGTTTATACAATGTCACATTCACTGTTGAGGATGATGATGGTGACAGTGATACAGAATTCCAGTATGTGCTCGTGTATGATTCAGAAGGTGGATATGTAGTTGGTAAAGGAAGCTTTAATTCACCTGCCGGTGCATATGTGGCTGATTCGGGTCTTACGGGCGTGGCAACATTCGACTTTAGTTCAAAGTACAAGAAAGATGTGCTGACAGGAGAGACGCAGTTCGAGTTTGAGAATCTGAAATTCCACTCCGTCGATTACGAATGGATGGTTGTTGCGGGTCACAAGGCCACTTACAAAGGAAATGGTACTGTCAACGGTGAGGGCAACTATGGGTTCCTGATGTCGGTAATTGATGCAGAACTCACATCAAGCGCTGATAATGATATGTTCAGGATAAAGATCTGGGACAAAGACAACAACGATGCAATAGTCTATGATAACATGCCGGATGAAGATGATGATGCAGACTCGATAACAGCAATATTGAAAGGTAGAATCCAGATCAGGTCATAA
- a CDS encoding PAS domain S-box protein, whose amino-acid sequence MQEYSQKMNLPISDVPHGENITLVYRNGDKVIDFVSSFLRSGLKHNDLCVWITPGLKKNEGPDAFFKEKTIFVNEKSFSSNFDLVLMDMELLSDAEAFSKAILEFIEKKHRSAIKCGFNGLRITIDLISDEGKMLPFLKQCRKFIISATSDIELTTLFTCPLESFSSSDLFELMDDRENTIMKKNGMWTSLMDLLSNKYRKHLRFSPELMKKEKELKSIYMNSPVVAFLRSSGNGFPVEFVSENISQFGYSAEDLVSHKVLYEDLIHPWDTDDYFLSFSECIKNGDNEFTKEYRILDREANTRWVSETSLIGRDKYGKPSRFQGIIVDITERKLAEEALKRSELKFKALFDNSNDPVFLYDLDGNIFEANNKACECLGYSREVLLQKKITETYSKECVVDFQKRVLEVCQQGNCIFEMVSLRNDGSEIPVEMSSQLMEYDGNPAILSIFRDITEHKNIEKTLLDAKTEAEAANRLKSEFLANMSHELRTPLNSVIGFSDILLENDTDLLSDIQMKYIENISKSGCHLLTLINDILDLSKIEAGKMELQHEKFRFREVLNDVEAVVSPLAEKKNICLSTSNGADDLCINADRLKLTQVLFNLVSNAIKFTQEGGSVMIRAENDADTLVIKVEDTGIGIPESAQCDLFNPFTQVESSPNRQFGGTGLGLSIAKKLIKLHGGDIWVESEPGSGSVFGFSVPLSPKLS is encoded by the coding sequence ATGCAAGAATATTCACAAAAAATGAACCTTCCTATATCAGACGTTCCGCATGGTGAAAATATTACTCTTGTATACAGAAACGGCGATAAGGTAATTGATTTCGTCTCGTCTTTTTTAAGGTCCGGATTGAAGCACAATGATCTATGTGTCTGGATAACTCCCGGATTAAAAAAGAATGAAGGTCCGGATGCTTTCTTCAAGGAAAAGACCATCTTCGTTAACGAGAAATCCTTTTCCTCGAATTTCGATCTTGTTCTTATGGACATGGAATTGCTTTCTGATGCCGAAGCATTTTCCAAGGCTATACTCGAATTCATAGAAAAGAAACACAGATCTGCTATTAAATGTGGATTTAATGGACTGAGGATCACTATTGACCTGATCTCGGACGAAGGTAAAATGCTGCCTTTTCTCAAGCAATGCAGAAAATTCATCATTTCTGCAACTTCGGATATTGAACTTACGACCTTGTTCACATGCCCTCTTGAATCCTTTTCCTCTTCAGATCTGTTTGAATTGATGGATGATAGGGAAAACACTATCATGAAAAAGAATGGTATGTGGACCAGTCTGATGGACCTGCTCAGCAACAAGTACAGGAAGCACCTACGATTTTCTCCGGAGTTGATGAAAAAGGAAAAAGAGCTTAAGTCTATTTACATGAACAGCCCTGTGGTTGCCTTCCTCAGGAGTTCCGGGAATGGTTTTCCCGTTGAGTTCGTTTCAGAGAACATATCCCAGTTTGGCTACTCAGCAGAGGATCTGGTATCTCATAAGGTTCTCTATGAGGATCTTATCCATCCCTGGGACACTGATGATTATTTTCTGTCCTTTTCTGAATGTATTAAAAATGGGGATAATGAATTTACAAAAGAATACAGGATATTGGACCGTGAAGCCAATACTCGATGGGTCAGTGAAACTTCATTGATAGGAAGGGATAAATACGGAAAACCATCCCGTTTCCAGGGTATTATCGTTGATATTACTGAAAGGAAACTTGCAGAGGAAGCCCTAAAGAGGTCCGAGCTTAAGTTCAAGGCCCTTTTTGATAATTCCAATGATCCGGTCTTCCTTTATGATCTGGATGGAAACATCTTTGAAGCAAATAACAAAGCATGTGAGTGTTTAGGTTATAGCAGGGAAGTATTATTGCAGAAGAAAATAACAGAGACTTATTCTAAGGAATGTGTGGTGGATTTCCAAAAACGAGTTTTAGAAGTTTGCCAGCAGGGGAATTGCATTTTTGAGATGGTAAGCCTGCGAAATGATGGTTCTGAAATACCAGTCGAAATGAGCTCGCAGCTAATGGAATATGATGGCAATCCTGCAATTCTGAGTATATTCAGGGATATTACAGAGCATAAGAACATAGAAAAAACTCTTCTGGATGCAAAAACTGAAGCAGAGGCAGCTAATAGATTAAAAAGTGAATTTCTGGCTAACATGAGCCATGAACTTAGAACTCCACTGAATTCTGTTATCGGCTTTTCAGATATTCTTCTTGAAAATGATACGGACCTCCTTAGTGATATACAAATGAAATATATAGAAAACATCTCTAAAAGCGGGTGTCATTTGCTGACTCTCATAAATGACATCCTGGACCTTTCAAAGATAGAGGCTGGCAAAATGGAGCTTCAACATGAAAAGTTCCGGTTCAGGGAAGTGTTAAATGACGTAGAAGCAGTTGTTTCCCCTCTTGCAGAAAAAAAGAATATCTGCCTGAGCACAAGTAACGGAGCTGATGATCTCTGTATCAATGCTGACAGGCTAAAATTAACCCAGGTCCTTTTCAATCTGGTATCCAATGCCATAAAGTTCACACAAGAAGGCGGCTCAGTAATGATTCGTGCAGAAAATGATGCTGACACTCTGGTAATCAAGGTCGAAGACACGGGGATCGGTATCCCGGAATCTGCCCAATGCGATCTCTTCAACCCTTTTACACAGGTGGAATCCTCTCCGAATCGCCAGTTTGGAGGCACAGGACTTGGTCTTTCCATTGCAAAAAAATTGATAAAATTGCACGGCGGCGATATCTGGGTTGAAAGCGAACCTGGTAGTGGTAGTGTGTTTGGGTTTAGTGTTCCTTTGTCGCCGAAGTTGAGTTGA
- a CDS encoding 2-amino-3,7-dideoxy-D-threo-hept-6-ulosonate synthase, whose amino-acid sequence MSEIGKSVRMERIFDRNTGNAIIIPMDHGVGAGPIKGLIDMPSTVNKVAEGGANAVLGHMGLAKHGHRGYGRDVGLIIHLSGSTSLGPDPNHKVLVTTVEESIKVGADAVSVHINVGADDEAAMLQDLGYIAKKCDEWGMPLLAMTYPRGAKVKSELDVEYVKHAARVGAELGADIVKTSYTGDPDSFKEVIDGCPVPVVIAGGPQMDTEKELLEMIYDALQVGCKGVAMGRNVFQSDDPTRLVTRISKVVHGGMTADEAMED is encoded by the coding sequence ATGAGCGAAATTGGCAAATCTGTCAGGATGGAGCGTATTTTCGACAGAAATACGGGAAATGCTATAATCATACCAATGGACCATGGCGTCGGTGCAGGACCTATCAAAGGTCTGATCGACATGCCATCAACTGTTAACAAGGTTGCAGAGGGTGGTGCGAATGCTGTCCTTGGTCACATGGGACTTGCAAAGCACGGACACCGTGGCTATGGAAGAGATGTAGGACTTATCATACACCTTTCCGGTTCCACATCACTCGGACCCGATCCAAACCACAAGGTACTTGTTACGACCGTTGAGGAATCTATAAAAGTAGGCGCTGATGCTGTCTCTGTTCACATCAACGTTGGTGCTGATGATGAAGCAGCAATGCTCCAGGACCTTGGATATATCGCAAAGAAATGTGACGAATGGGGAATGCCTCTTCTCGCAATGACATACCCAAGAGGTGCAAAGGTCAAGTCCGAACTTGATGTCGAGTATGTGAAGCACGCAGCAAGAGTTGGTGCCGAACTTGGTGCTGACATCGTCAAGACAAGTTACACCGGCGACCCGGACTCTTTCAAAGAGGTCATTGATGGTTGCCCGGTTCCTGTAGTAATTGCAGGCGGCCCACAGATGGACACTGAAAAAGAGCTGCTCGAAATGATCTACGATGCACTTCAGGTCGGCTGCAAGGGTGTCGCAATGGGCAGGAATGTGTTCCAGTCCGATGACCCCACAAGGCTTGTAACAAGGATCTCAAAGGTAGTCCACGGCGGAATGACAGCAGACGAAGCCATGGAAGACTAA
- a CDS encoding FIST signal transduction protein, whose protein sequence is MLKFSSSSTTVVNSKKAIAECLENALVDEENTDCDLVVIYATVGHNLNDILVEAHKLAPSAQIVGCTCSGIIGKEGPNEAMRCLAIMTVKGGKDEYAVAIKDNITGPNSYEVGAQLARDLKSKNSNINMVHFLASGIDIAADKALEGIESVFGRDVPIFGATSSDNMKAINSFQFVGDQIFEKAALAIGFADPTLEVITQASHGFAIMEMPFEVTRSESNRVYELNGKPAWECLTENLGLPETARLEDTIPIGALAEELPKNLHEEYGNTHILRVIAKKGTDGSIYMPVECPEGTKLHLTKRDENLIFDGLDQMVGQIVEKCNGRKPVAVFHADCVARGRGMLNRILKDEIVARMQYPLCNDEDVPWLGMYGLGEFARLGGRDQFHNYTTALYVIVKCNE, encoded by the coding sequence ATGTTAAAATTTTCATCCAGCAGTACCACAGTTGTAAACTCAAAGAAAGCCATCGCAGAATGTCTTGAAAATGCACTCGTTGATGAAGAGAACACTGATTGCGATCTTGTTGTAATCTATGCCACGGTTGGCCATAATCTGAATGATATCTTAGTTGAAGCACACAAACTCGCGCCCAGTGCACAGATTGTGGGTTGTACCTGTTCAGGAATCATTGGTAAAGAAGGACCTAATGAAGCAATGCGATGTCTGGCGATCATGACGGTAAAAGGCGGGAAAGATGAATATGCCGTAGCCATCAAAGACAATATAACAGGTCCAAATTCGTATGAGGTCGGTGCCCAATTGGCCCGGGATCTAAAAAGTAAAAATTCAAACATCAACATGGTCCATTTTCTGGCATCTGGCATCGATATTGCTGCCGACAAAGCGCTGGAAGGCATCGAGTCCGTTTTTGGTCGCGATGTTCCAATATTTGGAGCTACCTCTTCTGATAATATGAAAGCCATAAACAGCTTCCAATTCGTTGGCGACCAGATATTTGAAAAAGCTGCATTAGCAATTGGTTTTGCAGACCCTACACTTGAGGTAATTACACAAGCCTCCCATGGTTTCGCAATCATGGAAATGCCTTTTGAAGTTACGCGCTCTGAGTCGAACCGTGTGTACGAGCTGAACGGGAAGCCAGCCTGGGAATGCCTGACAGAGAATCTTGGATTACCCGAGACAGCACGACTTGAGGATACGATCCCAATTGGAGCACTTGCGGAGGAACTCCCAAAAAACTTACATGAAGAGTATGGCAACACCCACATCCTTCGTGTGATAGCAAAGAAAGGAACGGATGGTAGCATCTACATGCCTGTTGAGTGCCCCGAAGGCACAAAACTTCATCTTACCAAGAGGGATGAAAATCTAATATTTGATGGTCTTGATCAGATGGTTGGACAGATAGTAGAAAAATGCAACGGTCGTAAACCTGTCGCCGTTTTCCATGCAGACTGTGTCGCAAGAGGAAGAGGAATGTTAAACCGTATCCTTAAGGATGAAATTGTAGCCAGGATGCAGTATCCCCTATGTAACGATGAGGATGTACCATGGCTGGGGATGTACGGACTGGGCGAATTTGCAAGATTAGGCGGAAGAGACCAATTCCATAACTATACAACAGCTCTGTATGTCATTGTCAAATGCAACGAATAA
- a CDS encoding cache domain-containing protein — translation MSDLKTKICILCMATLLLVATGCVQPDDTSISEQENQTVEEEQTGLTSQEEYTVSQVNAAIDLIGEMGELAFPELRESNSEWFHDDFYIFVWKTDGMRVVYPPDLSGEGQDMSELVDFNDKSIGQIYIDIALSEEGEGWVDYYWPKPGETEPLMKHTFIKRASIGNETYLVGSGFYVDE, via the coding sequence ATGAGCGATCTTAAGACCAAAATTTGTATTTTGTGTATGGCTACCCTATTACTAGTAGCCACCGGCTGTGTGCAGCCGGACGATACGTCCATTTCTGAACAAGAGAATCAAACAGTTGAAGAGGAGCAGACAGGCTTGACTTCACAGGAAGAGTATACGGTATCCCAGGTCAATGCGGCTATTGACTTGATAGGAGAGATGGGAGAACTGGCATTTCCTGAGTTACGGGAGAGTAATAGTGAGTGGTTCCACGATGATTTCTACATATTCGTCTGGAAAACTGACGGGATGCGTGTTGTCTATCCGCCGGACCTGAGCGGCGAAGGCCAGGATATGAGCGAACTTGTGGACTTCAACGACAAATCCATAGGTCAGATATACATTGATATTGCTCTCAGTGAAGAAGGTGAGGGCTGGGTCGATTACTACTGGCCAAAACCCGGTGAAACTGAGCCTTTAATGAAGCACACGTTCATCAAGAGGGCATCGATCGGGAACGAGACCTATCTTGTAGGGTCCGGCTTCTATGTTGATGAGTGA
- a CDS encoding deoxyuridine 5'-triphosphate nucleotidohydrolase — MTLLSKNELRELVLANPPLVENMIDMDTQLQPNGVEMTLQEVRTIEGAGAVDFDNSGRRISEGSKIEFDEKDWIHLEPGIYKVLLNEVVNIPKTLAAIAKPRSSLIRCGATLETAVWDAGYCGRSECMLVVYNTAGFDLQKDARIMQLLFYHLHTEVNEGYCGRYQHENI, encoded by the coding sequence ATGACCCTCTTGTCAAAAAATGAACTTCGAGAGCTTGTGCTTGCAAATCCTCCCCTTGTAGAGAACATGATAGACATGGATACCCAGCTCCAGCCAAACGGTGTGGAGATGACCCTCCAAGAGGTCAGGACCATTGAAGGTGCAGGAGCAGTTGACTTTGATAACTCCGGCAGAAGGATATCAGAAGGCAGCAAGATAGAATTCGATGAAAAAGACTGGATACACCTTGAACCAGGCATCTACAAGGTGCTCTTGAACGAGGTCGTTAACATACCAAAGACACTGGCAGCCATCGCCAAACCACGTTCCAGTCTTATCAGGTGTGGGGCTACTCTTGAAACCGCTGTATGGGATGCAGGATATTGTGGAAGGAGCGAATGCATGCTGGTTGTGTACAATACTGCCGGGTTCGACCTCCAGAAAGACGCTCGCATAATGCAGCTTCTTTTCTACCACCTTCACACAGAAGTGAATGAAGGTTATTGTGGAAGATACCAGCATGAGAATATCTGA